GACGAGATCCGCTCGCTTTCCGACCGCATCCTGGTGATGTTCGCCGGCCGTGTCGTCGGCGAGCGCGGCCCCGAGGCGACCGAAGGCGAACTCGGCTTGCTGATGGCCGGCGTCGAGCACCAGGAGGCCGCCGAATGAGCACGCCCTATGCCAAGCTGCCGGCCTGGGCCGATTACGGGCTGATCCCGCTGATCAACCTGTCGGTCGCCTTCATCGTCGCCGGTTTCGTCGTCATGCTGGTTGGCGAGAACCCGTTCCGCGCTGCCGTCATCCTCGTCGAAGGCGCCTTCGGCAGGGGCACGGGCATCGCCTTCACGCTCTTCTATGCCACCACCTTCATCTTCACCGGACTGTCGGTGGCGGTGGCGGCGCATTGCAGCCTGTTCAATATCGGCACCGAGGGCCAGGCCTATATAGGCGGCCTGGGCATCGCGCTCGTTTGCCTGAGCCTCGACAGCGTGATGCCCTGGTGGGTGATCTTTCCGATCGCGATCGTGGCCGCCGCTGCGTTCGGCGCGCTTTGGGGCCTGATCCCGGCCTATCTGCAGGCCAAGCGCGGCTCGCACATCGTCATCACCACCATCATGTTCAACTTCATCGCGGCCTCGGTGATGGTCTATCTCTTGGTCGGCGCGCTGAAGCCGGCCGGCTCGCAGGCGCCGCAGACGCGCAATTTCCTTGCCGGGGCGGAACTGCCGAAACTCAACTGGGTGATTGAATTGTTCGGCGCCAAGATCCGCTCGGCGCCGCTCAACATCTGCTTCCTGCTGGCTCTGGTCATGGCCTTCCTGGTCTGGCTGCTGATCTGGCGCACCAGGCTCGGCTATGAGATGCGCACCTATGGCCACAGCCCGAAGGCGGCGCGCTATGCCGGCATTTCGGAAACCCGCATCATCATCACGGCGATGATGATCTCAGGCGCGCTGGCCGGCATGATGGCGCTCAACCCCGTCATGGGCGACCAGCACAATGTCGCGATCGATTTCGTGTCCGGCGCCGGCTATGTCGGCATCGCGGTGGCGCTGATGGGCCGGCTGCATCCGGTCGGCATCGTGCTGGCGGCGATCCTGTTCGGCATGCTCTACCAGGGCGGCGCCGAGCTTGCCTTCGAGATGCCGGCGATCAGCCGCGACATGATCGTCATCATCCAGGGCCTTGTCATCCTGTTTGCCGGCGCGCTGGAGCATATGTTCAGGCCTTACATCCAGGCGCTTTTTGCCTCGGTCAGTCCGAAGTCGGTCGGCATGCAGGCGGTCAAGGGGACAGGGGCCTGAGATGGATATGTTCAACGCAATCGTCCAGGTGCTGGACTCGACCATCCGCCTTTCTGTGCCGCTGCTGCTCGCCTGCCTGGCTGGCCTCTATTCGGAACGGGCCGGCATCTTCGACATCGGGCTGGAAGGCAAGATGCTGGTCGGCGCCTTTGCCGGGGCGTCGGCCGCCGCGGTCTTCCACTCGGCCCTGATCGGCCTCGGCACGGCAATCCTGATCTCGGTCGCTTTTGCCCTGGTGCACGGCTTCGCCTCGATCACCCATCGCGGCAACCAGATCGTGTCCGGGGTGGCGATAAATTTCATCGCCGCCGGATCGACCATCATCCTCGGCCAGGCTTGGTTCCAGCAGGGCGGGCGCACGCCGGCGCTGCAGCCGGGCGAACGCTTCGAGGCGATCATCTGGCCCGGCGCCGAGGCGATCAGGGATGTGCCGATCATCGGCCCGATCTATGCCGAGCTGATCTCAGGCCACTCGATCCTGGTCTATTTCGCCTTCGCCATGGTGCCGTTCACCTGGTGGGTGCTGTTTCGCACCCGCTTTGGGCTCAGGATGCGCGCCGTGGGTGAGAACCCGGCTGCCGTCGACACCGCCGGCATTTCGGTCCCCTGGCTGCGCTATCGCGCGCTGATCTGCACCGGCATCCTGACCGGGGTCGCCGGCGCCTACCTGTCGATGGTCCAGAATGGCGGCTTCGTGAAGGACATGACGGCGGGCAAGGGCTATATCGCGCTGGCCGCGCTGATCTTCGCCAAGTGGAAGCCGGTCAACGCCATGTTCGCCTGCCTGCTGTTCGGCTTCCTCGACGCGGCCTCGATCCGCCTGCAGGGGTCGCCGCTTCCCCTTGTCGGCAAGGTGCCGGCGCAGTTCATGCAGGCGCTGCCCTATGTGCTGACCGTCATCCTGTTGGCTGGCTTCATTGGCAAGGCCATACCGCCGCGCGCCGGTGGTGTGCCCTATGTCAAGGAACGCTGAGGTCGGGAACACTGAGGTCGGGAACGCTGAGGCTGGATTTTCGTTCGGCGACCGGCATTTGAACAAGATCGTGGGAGAGAAGAACCGGATGTCGCATGATCTGTTCGAGGCGGCGAAGACGGCGATGGCCAAGGCCTATGCGCCCTATTCGAAATTCCCGGTGGGCGCCGCGCTTCGCACCGAGGACGGGCGTGTCTTCACCGGCGCCAATATCGAGGTGGCGTCCTATCCGGAAGGATGGTGCGCCGAGACGACCGCGCTCGGCCATTACATCATGGGCGGCGGCGGCAGGATCGTCGAGATCGCCGTGATCGCCGAACGCATGGCCAAATGCTCGCCCTGCGGCGGCTGCCGGCAGCGGCTGGCGGAATTCTGCCGGCCGGACACGAAGCTCTATCTCTGCGACAACACCGGCGTGGCCGAGACGGTCACCATGGGCGAGATGCTGCCTTACGGCTTCAGGGGCGATATCTTGAAATGAAGGAAGCGCTGGATCATCTGGTCGAGAAGCTGGACGGGCTGGCGCCCAAGGCGGCGCTTGTGCTGGGCTCGGGCCTTGGCGGGCTGGTCGACCAGGTCAAGGATGCCAGGCGCGTCTCCTATGCGGAGTTGCCGGGCTTCCCGCGCAGCGGTGTTTCAGGCCATGCCGGCGAGGTGGTTGCCGGGCATTTCGCCGGCACGCCGGTGCTGATGCTGTCCGGCCGCGCGCATTATTACGAGCATGGCAACGCCGCCGCGATGCGCCCGGCACTGGAGGTGCTCGCCGGCATCGGCATCTCGCATCTGATCCTCACCAACGCCGCCGGCTCGGTCGATCCCGAGATGGGACCGGGCTCGGTGATGCTGATCACCGACCACATCAATTTTTCCGGCTCCAATCCGCTGATCGGCGAGCCGAGCGACCGCCGTTTCGTCGGCCTCACCGAGGCCTACGATGCCGGCCTGCGCGGCGCGATCGAAAGGGCGGCCAAGGCAACCGGCACGGCGCTGCACAAAGGCGTCTATATGTGGTTCTCCGGACCCTGCTTCGAAACGCCTGCCGAGATCCGCATGGCGCGCGTCATGGGCGCCAACGCCGTCGGCATGTCGACCGTGCCGGAGGTCATTCTCGCGCGTTTCCTCGGGCTCAAGGTTGCCGCCTGCTCGGTCATCACCAACCTGGCGGCCGGCATGACCGGAGCGGAACTCTCGCACCAGGAAACCAAGGACATGGCGCCGATCGGCGGCGCGCGGCTGGCGACGATCCTGCGGCGCGTCTTCCAGGGCGGCTTGCCCGACTGATGCTGCCGCAGGAGATCATCCGCCGCAAGCGCGACGGCCACAGGCTCTCGTCCGACGAGATCGCGGCCTTCGTCGCGGGGCTGACGGCCGGCACCATCTCCGAAGGCCAGGTCGGCGCTTTCGCCATGGCCGTATTCCTCAACGGCATGAGCCGCGAGGAAGCGGTGGCGCTGACGATTGCCATGCGCGATTCCGGCGACGTGCTCGACTGGTCCGACCTGCCTGGCCCGGTCACCGACAAGCATTCGACGGGCGGCGTCGGCGACAATGTCTCGCTGATGCTGGCGCCGATCGTCGCCGCCTGCGGCGCCTATGTGCCGATGATCTCCGGCCGCGGCCTCGGCCACACCGGCGGCACGCTGGACAAGATGGATGCCATTCCCGGCTATGCCAGCCAGCCGGATTTACCGCTTTTCCGCAAGACGGTGCTCGAGACCGGCTGCGCCATCATCGGCCAGACCGCCGATCTGGCGCCCGCCGACCGCAGGCTCTACGCGATCCGCGATGTGACGGGAACGGTCGAATCCATACCGCTGATCACCGCTTCGATCCTGTCGAAGAAGCTTGCCGCGGGCCTGGGCTCGCTGGTGCTCGACGTCAAGCTCGGCAACGGCGCCTTCATGGAAAAGTCGCGCGATGCGGTGGCCCTGGCGAACAGCCTGGTGGAGGTCGCCAACGGCGCCGGCCTGAACGCATCGGCGCTGGTGACGGGCATGAACGAACCGCTGGCCTCCGTGGCCGGCAACGCGGTCGAGGTGAAGAATGCCGTCGACTTCCTCACCGGTCGTTTTCGCGACAAGCGTCTGGAGGACGTGACGCTGACGTTGGCGGCCGAGATGCTGCAGTCGGCGGGGCTGGTTTCGTCGCAGCAGGATGGCCTCAGGCGTGCGACCGAAGCGCTCGCCGGCGGCCGGGCGGCTGCCGTCTTCGCGCGGATGGTGTCCGTGCTTGGCGGCCCAGGCGATTTTATCGAGAACGCTGAAAAATATCTGCCGAAGGCGCAGGTCGAACTGGCGGTGAAAGCGGAACAGGCCGGCTTTGTGACCGGCATCGCCACGCGCGATATCGGGCTTGCCGTCGTGACGCTTGGCGGCGGGCGTTCCCATCCGGACGACAGGATCGATCATGCGGTCGGTTTGACCCGGCTGTTGCCGGTCGGCGCGGAGTTGCGCGCGGGGGAGGCGCTGGCGCTGGTCCATGCCCGTACCGACGCGGAGGCGGAGACAGCAGCGGCGGCGGTGAGAGCCGCTTACACGATCGGCAGTTCCAAGCCGCCCGCCGAGAAGACCGTGCTCAGGCGGATATTGGCTCGATAAAGCAGGTCACCGTTTCGCGGAAACGGTGACCTGCTTTATCTGTTTTGTTTTGACGCAATTCCGGACGGAAAACCGCTGCACACTTTTCCTGGAATTGCTTATGACACACTTACTGGACAAGCAGCAGCGCGCCGTCTTGGACCTGGTATTTCTGCAACCGCTGCAGGAAGCTCATGCCGATGAGGTTGGTCTGCAGCGCCCGGTCGTCGAGCACCATCGCCTGGACGTTGTCGACCGAGATCTTGCCAATCTGCAGGTGGTCGACTGTCACAACAGCGGCCTTGATCGCCCCATTGGCGGTGTTCGCCTGTTGATTGAAATCTGACGGGTTGAGCGAGATGCCGATCCTGCGCGCGGTCGAGGCGTTGATGGCGACCAGTGTCGCGCCGGTGTCGATCATGCCATCGATCTGCCGGCCGTTGAGCTTGAACTGGGATGTGAAATGGCCGCGGGCATCGGCATTGACCAGAACCTGCCGGCCGAGCGGCAACGGCGCCGCTGGCTTGCTCGGCACCGAAGCGAGGTTGACTTGGGGCTCGGCCTTCGGCGCCGCCGGCCGCGCGGCATCGGTCGATTTGAGCAGTCCGTCCACCAGATGCGGATTGGCCTGAAAGACGATCGGAATCGAGGCCGAGGTTCCGGCAAAAATACCGAGGATGAGAAGCTTGCGCAGCATGGATGCCCCTTGGATCAAGGCCACATCCTAACGCTGGCATGGTGTTTGCCGCTTTAATGTGCGCCGGAACCGCGCGGTTGTGTAAACGCGCGGTAAACGGATGCGCTCACTTTGTCCCGTACATGCGATCGCCGGCGTCGCCGAGGCCGGGCATGATATAGCCCTTGTCGTTCAGCTGGCGGTCGATCGAGGCGGTGAAGATCGGCACATCCGGATGCGCCTTGGTGAAGCGCTCGATGCCTTCGGGGGCGGCAAGCAGGCAGAGGAAGCGGATGTTGGTGGCGCCGCGTCCCTTCAGCTTGTCGATGGCGGCAATCGCCGAATTGGCGGTCGCCAGCATCGGATCGACGACGATCACCAGGCGGTCGGCAAGGTCGCTCGGCGCCTTGAAGAAATATTCCACCGCTTCCAGGGTCTCATGGTCGCGGTAGAGGCCGATATGGGCGACGCGGGCGGCTGGCACCAGATCGAGCAGGCCCTCGAGCAGGCCATTGCCGGCGCGCAGCACCGAGGCGAAGACCAGTTTCTTGCCTTCCAGCGTCGGCGCCTCCATCTCCTCGATCGGCGTCTCGATCATGGTCGTGGTCAGCTCGAGATTACGGGTCACTTCATAGCCGAGCAGCAGCGAGATCTCGCGCAGCAGCCGCCGGAAGCCGGCCGTCGAGGTCTCCTTCTTGCGCATGATGGTCAGCTTGTGCTGGACAAGGGGGTGGTCGACGACGGTGACGCCCTGCATCGTGATCTCCTGAAATTCCGGCTGCTGGAAGCGACCCTAGCGACAATGCGCCGGCCAAGGAACCGCCCGGCGGCCATCCACCACAGCTTTTGCCTTAAATCCAGAAGAAGAACGAATCCAGCGGAGAGTTAGCGGCCGACGCCGTTGACACGGGCAAGCAGGGCGGCCTTGGTTTTCTTGTCCACGAAGGCTGCCTCGATGGCCGTCCGCGTCACGGCGGTAAGCGCCTTGTCGTCCATGCGGAAATGCTCGGCGGCGATATCGTATTCGCGCTTCAGCGAGGTCCAGAAATAGGGCGGGTCGTCGGAGTTGAGCGTCACCTTGCAGCCGGCGGCGCGCAGCGCCGGAAAGGGATGGTCGGCGAAGCTGTCGAAGACTTTCAGCGCGATGTTGGAGCCCGGGCAGCATTCCAGCACCACGCCCTGGTCGGCGATGCGGCGGACGAGGTCGGGGTTCTCGATGGCGCGAACGCCATGGCCGATGCGGGCAGGGCGGATGTGGTCGAGGGCGGCCGCCACACTTTCCCAACCCATCAGCTCGCCGGCATGGATGGTGATGCCGAGGCCGGCTTCACGCGCGATCTCGAAGGCGCGCACATAGTCCTCGAAATCGCCGATGCGCTCGTCGCCGGCGACGCCGAAACCGGTCACCAGCGGATGGCCGCAGCGCGCCGCGAAGCGTGCGGCCTGCTCGATCGCCTCGACTCCGACATGGCGCACGCCGGTGACGATCATGCGGCCTTCGATCCCTGTCTTGGCCTTGGCGCGGGCCATGCCTTCGCCCAGCGCATCGGTATAGGCTTTTGGCGAGAGGCCAGCCTTCTTCGCATGGTCCGGCGAGGTGAAGACCTCGGAATAGATGGCACCGTCGCGAGCGAGGCTGGTCAGATAATAGTCGGCGAGGCGCGCATAATCGTCTTCCGTGCGAAACAGGTCGGACGCGAAATCATAAGCGGCGAGAAAGGAGGTGAAATCGTGCCAGACGAAGGAGCCATCTTGGATATAGGGCGAAGGATCCTTGCCATATTTGCGGGCCTGGGCAACGACAAGCTCGGGGGCCGCCGCGCCTTCGATGTGGCAGTGCAGTTCGGCCTTCAAGATCATGCGGTCATTGCGCGCGGCATGCTGTTCTCGCACGGAATCTGGCCGGAAAATCATGCGGGACCTTTCTCGACCGGGTTTTGCAAGCGCGGCCGAAAACCGCGCCTTGGACAATAGCGTCGGCACCATCGATCGGCTATGGTCCCGCCGGTTTTATGACGGATCAAAATAATGTCAGTTGAGAGAACCACGGCCGCGGGCGGCATGGAAACCTCCTATGGTTTCAGGAAGGTCGGGGCAGGCGAGAAGCAGCCCCTGGTCAACGACGTCTTCCATAAGGTGGCCAATCGATACGACCTGATGAACGATCTGATGTCGGCCGGGTTGCATCGGTTGTGGAAGGACGCAATGGTCGCCTGGCTGAACCCGCCGAAACGGCCGGGCTGGAAGGTGCTCGATGTCGCCGGCGGCACCGGGGACATCGCCTTCAGGATCGTCGAGGCCAGCCATCGCCAGGCCCATGCCACCGTGCTCGACATCAACGGTTCAATGCTCTCCGTCGGCCGCGACCGCGCCGAGAAGCAGGGGCTTGCGGCAAACACCGACTTCGTCGAGGCCAATGCCGAGGAATTGCCGTTCGAGAGCGAGACCTTCGACGCCTATACGATCGCCTTCGGCATCCGCAACGTGCCGCGCATCGAGGTCGCCCTTGCCGAAGCCTATCGCGTGCTGAAGCGCGGCGGCCGGTTTCTGTGCCTTGAATTCTCGGAGGTCGAGATGCCGCTGCTCGACAAGGCCTATGAGGCCTGGTCGTTCAACGCGATCCCCAGGATCGGCAAGGCGGTGACCGGCGACGGCGAGCCCTATTCCTACCTCGTCGAATCCATCCGCAAGTTCCCCAACCAGCAGAATTTCGCGGCGATGATCGCCCGCGCCGGCTTCGATCGCGTCACCTTCCGCAACTATTCGGGCGGCATCGCCGCCCTTCATTCCGGCTGGAAGCTTTGAGGCGGGACCTTTGAAGCAGGCCCCCTTGAAACAGGCCCTCTTGAATCGGGATGGCCAATGAGCAGCGTCGGCGCCGCCTTCAGGCTCGCCCGGGCCGGCTGGGTGCTGGTCCGCGAGGGCGTCGTCGCGGCGTTGCCGGGCGAGGAGCTCTCCGGCATGCCGAAATTCGGCTGGAGCGTTGCGCGACTTTTCACCCGGCGGCGGGCGCTGAGCTATCAGCGCGGCGACAGGCTGGCGCGCGCGGTGGTGCGGCTCGGGCCTTCCTATGTCAAGCTCGGCCAGTTCCTGGCAACGCGGCCCGATGTCGTCGGCAACGACATGGCGCTCGACCTCGCGCTGTTGCAGGACAAGATGCACACCTTTCCGAAGGCGGAAGCGGTCCACGCGATCGAGGCCTCGCTCGGCCGCAGGATCGACGATCTCTATTCGAGCTTCGGTGAGCCGGTGGCGGCGGCCTCGATCGCGCAGGTGCACAGGGCCGAGGTCATGCGCGAGGGCACTGCTTCGCGCGTGGCGGTGAAGGTCATCCGGCCCGGCGTGCGGCACCGCTTCTTCCAGGACCTCGAAAGCTATTTCCTCGCCGCCCGCCTGCAGGAAAAATACATCCCATCGTCGCGCCGGCTGCGCCCGGTCGAGGTGACGCAGACGCTGGCGCAGACCACCAGGATCGAGATGGATTTGCGGCTCGAGGCGGCAGCGCTTTCGGAGCTCGGCGAGAACACCAAGGACGATCCGGGGTTCCGCGTGCCGGCAGTCGATTGGGAACGGACCGGCCGCGACGTGCTCACCATGGAGTGGATCGACGGCGTCAAGATGAACGACATCGCCGGCCTTGCTGCCGCCGGTCATGACCTCAAGGCGATCGCCACCAATCTCATCCAGTCGTTCCTCAGGCACACGCTGCGCGACGGCTTTTTCCATGCCGACATGCATCCGGGCAACCTGTTCGTCGAGGCGGACGGCACCATCGTTGCCGTCGATCTCGGCATTGCCGGGCGGCTCGGCAAGAAGGAGCGGCGCTTCCTGGCGGAGATCCTCTACGGCTTCATCGTGCGCGACTATCAGCGCGTCGCCGAAGTGCATTTCGAGGCGGGCTATGTGCCGCGCCAGCACAATGTCTCGGCCTTCGCGCAGGCGATCCGCGCCATCGGCGAGCCAATCCACGGCCAGTCGGCCGACACCATCTCGATGGCGAAGCTTTTGACGCTTCTTTTCGAGGTCACCGAGCTGTTCGACATGGCGACGCGACCGGAGCTGATCCTGTTGCAAAAGACCATGGTGGTCGTCGAAGGCGTCGCCCGCACGCTCGATCCGGCCTTCAACATGTGGAAGACCTCCGAACCGGTGGTGGGCGACTGGATCGCCGGCAATCTCGGTCCGCGCGGGCTGCTCACCGACGCGCGCGACGGCGCCAAGGCGCTGCTGGCACTCGCCCGCCAGGCGCTGGACCTTGCCGCCCGAACCGACCGGCTGTCGCGCGAGATCGACCTGATGGCCGAGAACGGCCTGCGCTTCGACGAAGCGACCGCGCAAGCCATCGGCGAGGCTGAAGCGCGCCACACCCGGTCCGGCCGCGTGGCGCTGTGGGTGATCGCGCTGACGCTGATCTACATCGCGTGGAAATCGCTCTGATTGCTTGCAATGCTAGCATCCAATTTGCTAGCGTTGCAGGCAGTTGACGGTTGGAACGGGATCATGGGCACGATTACTGTCCGTAATCTAGCGGACGACGTGAAGCAGAGATTGCGCGAACGTGCTGCAGCACGCGGCGTGTCCATGGAAGAACAGGCGCGCGAGATCCTGGGCAGAAGCGTTCTGTCCGCAGGAGCGGCGACCGCCCCGGAGGGCGAGAGCCTTTACGCGGCGATCCGCGGTCTGGTCGAGCCGCATGGCGGCTTTGATATTGAGCTGCCACTGCGCGGCCAATCCGTGGGAAGCCGCATGACTCTCTCCGGCAAGCGCATCCTGCTGATCATCGGCGGCGGCATCGCCGCCTATAAATCGCTT
This region of Mesorhizobium sp. M2A.F.Ca.ET.046.03.2.1 genomic DNA includes:
- the ubiB gene encoding 2-polyprenylphenol 6-hydroxylase, whose protein sequence is MSSVGAAFRLARAGWVLVREGVVAALPGEELSGMPKFGWSVARLFTRRRALSYQRGDRLARAVVRLGPSYVKLGQFLATRPDVVGNDMALDLALLQDKMHTFPKAEAVHAIEASLGRRIDDLYSSFGEPVAAASIAQVHRAEVMREGTASRVAVKVIRPGVRHRFFQDLESYFLAARLQEKYIPSSRRLRPVEVTQTLAQTTRIEMDLRLEAAALSELGENTKDDPGFRVPAVDWERTGRDVLTMEWIDGVKMNDIAGLAAAGHDLKAIATNLIQSFLRHTLRDGFFHADMHPGNLFVEADGTIVAVDLGIAGRLGKKERRFLAEILYGFIVRDYQRVAEVHFEAGYVPRQHNVSAFAQAIRAIGEPIHGQSADTISMAKLLTLLFEVTELFDMATRPELILLQKTMVVVEGVARTLDPAFNMWKTSEPVVGDWIAGNLGPRGLLTDARDGAKALLALARQALDLAARTDRLSREIDLMAENGLRFDEATAQAIGEAEARHTRSGRVALWVIALTLIYIAWKSL
- the cdd gene encoding cytidine deaminase; protein product: MSHDLFEAAKTAMAKAYAPYSKFPVGAALRTEDGRVFTGANIEVASYPEGWCAETTALGHYIMGGGGRIVEIAVIAERMAKCSPCGGCRQRLAEFCRPDTKLYLCDNTGVAETVTMGEMLPYGFRGDILK
- a CDS encoding ABC transporter permease; this translates as MDMFNAIVQVLDSTIRLSVPLLLACLAGLYSERAGIFDIGLEGKMLVGAFAGASAAAVFHSALIGLGTAILISVAFALVHGFASITHRGNQIVSGVAINFIAAGSTIILGQAWFQQGGRTPALQPGERFEAIIWPGAEAIRDVPIIGPIYAELISGHSILVYFAFAMVPFTWWVLFRTRFGLRMRAVGENPAAVDTAGISVPWLRYRALICTGILTGVAGAYLSMVQNGGFVKDMTAGKGYIALAALIFAKWKPVNAMFACLLFGFLDAASIRLQGSPLPLVGKVPAQFMQALPYVLTVILLAGFIGKAIPPRAGGVPYVKER
- a CDS encoding adenosine deaminase, encoding MILKAELHCHIEGAAAPELVVAQARKYGKDPSPYIQDGSFVWHDFTSFLAAYDFASDLFRTEDDYARLADYYLTSLARDGAIYSEVFTSPDHAKKAGLSPKAYTDALGEGMARAKAKTGIEGRMIVTGVRHVGVEAIEQAARFAARCGHPLVTGFGVAGDERIGDFEDYVRAFEIAREAGLGITIHAGELMGWESVAAALDHIRPARIGHGVRAIENPDLVRRIADQGVVLECCPGSNIALKVFDSFADHPFPALRAAGCKVTLNSDDPPYFWTSLKREYDIAAEHFRMDDKALTAVTRTAIEAAFVDKKTKAALLARVNGVGR
- the upp gene encoding uracil phosphoribosyltransferase, which translates into the protein MQGVTVVDHPLVQHKLTIMRKKETSTAGFRRLLREISLLLGYEVTRNLELTTTMIETPIEEMEAPTLEGKKLVFASVLRAGNGLLEGLLDLVPAARVAHIGLYRDHETLEAVEYFFKAPSDLADRLVIVVDPMLATANSAIAAIDKLKGRGATNIRFLCLLAAPEGIERFTKAHPDVPIFTASIDRQLNDKGYIMPGLGDAGDRMYGTK
- a CDS encoding ABC transporter permease, yielding MSTPYAKLPAWADYGLIPLINLSVAFIVAGFVVMLVGENPFRAAVILVEGAFGRGTGIAFTLFYATTFIFTGLSVAVAAHCSLFNIGTEGQAYIGGLGIALVCLSLDSVMPWWVIFPIAIVAAAAFGALWGLIPAYLQAKRGSHIVITTIMFNFIAASVMVYLLVGALKPAGSQAPQTRNFLAGAELPKLNWVIELFGAKIRSAPLNICFLLALVMAFLVWLLIWRTRLGYEMRTYGHSPKAARYAGISETRIIITAMMISGALAGMMALNPVMGDQHNVAIDFVSGAGYVGIAVALMGRLHPVGIVLAAILFGMLYQGGAELAFEMPAISRDMIVIIQGLVILFAGALEHMFRPYIQALFASVSPKSVGMQAVKGTGA
- a CDS encoding TIGR02281 family clan AA aspartic protease, with product MLRKLLILGIFAGTSASIPIVFQANPHLVDGLLKSTDAARPAAPKAEPQVNLASVPSKPAAPLPLGRQVLVNADARGHFTSQFKLNGRQIDGMIDTGATLVAINASTARRIGISLNPSDFNQQANTANGAIKAAVVTVDHLQIGKISVDNVQAMVLDDRALQTNLIGMSFLQRLQKYQVQDGALLLVQ
- the deoA gene encoding thymidine phosphorylase gives rise to the protein MLPQEIIRRKRDGHRLSSDEIAAFVAGLTAGTISEGQVGAFAMAVFLNGMSREEAVALTIAMRDSGDVLDWSDLPGPVTDKHSTGGVGDNVSLMLAPIVAACGAYVPMISGRGLGHTGGTLDKMDAIPGYASQPDLPLFRKTVLETGCAIIGQTADLAPADRRLYAIRDVTGTVESIPLITASILSKKLAAGLGSLVLDVKLGNGAFMEKSRDAVALANSLVEVANGAGLNASALVTGMNEPLASVAGNAVEVKNAVDFLTGRFRDKRLEDVTLTLAAEMLQSAGLVSSQQDGLRRATEALAGGRAAAVFARMVSVLGGPGDFIENAEKYLPKAQVELAVKAEQAGFVTGIATRDIGLAVVTLGGGRSHPDDRIDHAVGLTRLLPVGAELRAGEALALVHARTDAEAETAAAAVRAAYTIGSSKPPAEKTVLRRILAR
- a CDS encoding purine-nucleoside phosphorylase, translated to MKEALDHLVEKLDGLAPKAALVLGSGLGGLVDQVKDARRVSYAELPGFPRSGVSGHAGEVVAGHFAGTPVLMLSGRAHYYEHGNAAAMRPALEVLAGIGISHLILTNAAGSVDPEMGPGSVMLITDHINFSGSNPLIGEPSDRRFVGLTEAYDAGLRGAIERAAKATGTALHKGVYMWFSGPCFETPAEIRMARVMGANAVGMSTVPEVILARFLGLKVAACSVITNLAAGMTGAELSHQETKDMAPIGGARLATILRRVFQGGLPD
- the ubiE gene encoding bifunctional demethylmenaquinone methyltransferase/2-methoxy-6-polyprenyl-1,4-benzoquinol methylase UbiE, with translation MSVERTTAAGGMETSYGFRKVGAGEKQPLVNDVFHKVANRYDLMNDLMSAGLHRLWKDAMVAWLNPPKRPGWKVLDVAGGTGDIAFRIVEASHRQAHATVLDINGSMLSVGRDRAEKQGLAANTDFVEANAEELPFESETFDAYTIAFGIRNVPRIEVALAEAYRVLKRGGRFLCLEFSEVEMPLLDKAYEAWSFNAIPRIGKAVTGDGEPYSYLVESIRKFPNQQNFAAMIARAGFDRVTFRNYSGGIAALHSGWKL